The segment AGTTAGCTTTCGATTTTGTAGGTCCGCAAGGAGTTCTTTGGTTGTTTTCACCTTTTTAGGTCCCGATGTCAACTTGTGCTTGAACTCCAAGTACGGCGATGTGTCGTACGAATCTCCAATGAGGGCATCAACTCCACGTGAACCTTTCTTCCTTCCACGCTTCTTCGGCTGTACAGGTTCCTGATTTGCGGGACTAACACTCCtgtgaaataaattcctaTGAAAATCCTACACTTAAACTctctaaaaagaaataaataccTGCTATCGTGTGGAgaagtatttttgaaggcgCTAGAGGGGCTATTGTTTCTAGAGACATCGGGAGTGGGTGAGGCTGGTGTTGAAGGTATCCTCgagaattttccacgaaaattgAGCTCTTCAGCACGCGTACCACCCACTGGTGAAGCACCCCTGTCGATATGACTACTGTTGGAGGCGCTACCATGTGGCGGGGGCTCAACCAGCACTACCACATCATCATCTTCCGGTGGCATCTGCTTCCGTCGTTTCTTGCGTCTTCGTGCCTCCTCTTCATCTTCCATGGAATCCCCATTTTGTCGCCGACGACCACCAGCCTTGCCATTGGGTAAATGGGGTAGGAGTGTACGCCACTGCTTGATGAGGTTCTTAGAACGACGTGCCAGCACCTCATCCATTGTCCGACGCCTCATTTGGCTGACACATTTGGTCAGCTGGGTACTTTCCAGCTGCTCAATTGTAACTCTCGTCTTCTCCAGCACGCTGATAATCTCAAGCACAGTCGCCATATCGGTGACCTATAAtaaaccaaataaaaaaaatgtaaaaaaaaaaactttttcttttcacctgACTACATCACTAGCCAGGGATAGTTTGTTTTGTTGTTTAGAAGTCACAGTTTGAAGAATTCCGGgagtgtttttttcttcttggctttcattcacaaatgtcaaaattttatgagaacagaaaaaaagagcaacaGCCACTAAATTGATTATTCTCTTCAACCTTTGCGCAGGAGGAGGAACCTACTTACGTTATATTCAGTGTCGAGGGCATTCTCCAGTCGTCGTGAAAGCTCCGACACGGATTGATTCATTAAAATCCAGGTGTGAGTGTTCCAGGGAAGTTGTTGAGAACCTGGTTGGCCTGGCCACTTCCTTCGGTCATATGATGACGCCCAGAAAACCTGTTGTGTAGAAGTTTTGAATGGTTTCAGGATCAGCAAGGGTTCGTTGTGAAGCAACAGAAGCCACGGGGCACTCACCTGGACGATTGAGGGGTGGGGGGGCGAGCACGAGAAAAAGGTGGCGAAggcaaaaatgaaatttgaatgTTAAAGTAGGCGAAAAAGTCCAAAACCCAAAAAGTTACATTCGCACGCACGCAATTGCCCGTCCCAGTGCTTCAGCAAATGCACCACCTTGCTTCTAAGATGGGATATATCTTTTATGGCAAATCCAATGGCTACAACATATAATAAACACGCTTCGAAGAAAACGCACTTCTTACTCTTCTGCCATTTGCAATTGACTGACTGTCAAATCGACGTGCCCCATACaatataaattacttttaaattacCCATAGGTGTTGCAACGCTTTCGCATAAAACCGACGATAGTTTGACATATTTGTTGTTCAGAGATTGAGTAGAATTGACGGAAGAGGGCGCCACTCGAACTTAAGAGGTTAACTCAAGAcggaaaattcaaggaaaatggaaaattaaaataagcgCATCTTCTTTCTAAAGAAACCTTATTTTTTCGcgtatttaaaaatatttaaaaactatattttttcGCCAGGAAAggtatttaaaacaaaaagccagGTAAAAGAGTTTCCgaaaatagaaaagattttagggaacttagaaaaaaaaaattgtacaaattcctatttaattttggaataaaaaaaatacgatttattatattttttaacttttttttataattgggGGTTGGGGAAGTATGTAGCTgggaattaaaagaaaatttaatacttaGGTACCAtggttggaaaaattaattaataaaatttcaattgatcaAAAACTGCTACGATTGCTACGATTTAAAGGTGCTTCAAAGAATGATCTTTCTTTGAACAATACGTACCTAAAAGTATTATACATCGATCCAGCCGcttagaaaaatttctcttacaACCACTacgatagaaaataaaatcactgaTATATATAATAGagaaaaacaatcaaattcGTCaatgatttgatttattattactatttttttttcatttttataaatgttatgtttttttttatccttattCTTATCATCGTATTGGTAATACAATATATTGCGAATGCAATGCCAAAAAATGAGTATGTTATGTTGTGTGTGCAagcatttttagttttttttttattcatcaatgTGATAACTCGGTTACTATTATGCTGGGGATGggacatctttttttttaataaacattgACTCCACTGTTTCAGTAtgtataataattaaaatctagATATAATCTAGCTAGAGGGTTGAAAATTGATTGTATTTACAAAGCTCtctcaaatattattttctgtccttaatatatttttcaagtcCTTTCAAAGGAAACTTATATATCCAAAAAAAACGTTCTTTATCAGATCTacgtaaagaattttattttatttttttgtaagtaatattttctttttaaatttatatactcaagagaagatttttttttgtaaattcaatgtattcaattaaacatttttcgtattaagatttttttgaaaacttacacttataaatatatatttatacttttatatataatcTTGTTATTTGAtatgaaattcttcattagttttttttttttcattctactttttttatttattcctaAATCCTTTGCTCCTCCATAGAATTTGAGACCCAAACATATTTTCTCTattactttaattaattatatgtatgtatatattaaataaattgcattacCCACTTATGACTATGACTTGAATTTTGGTACATACCAAAACTAACCGTATGCGGACCTTTAACACAGGGATAtcaaattacaaatattttctgaaaaaatttaattaggttTATGTAAAAGATTGAGgggcaaataaattttacattttattcttcaaatcTCTGTGCTGTAagtctgcaattttttttttagaatcatTCATTaacattgaaatgaaatgatCGTAAGAATACCCACTATATACTACATATTTGgcactttaaaaataaaacaagatataataataatttaaaaaaaggaaattaatttattaaaaaaaaaaaaatgacctttctttaaaaaaaaaagttaggctCCGTATTGCtatgtacacacacacacagagattATAATTGTGCAGAGAGAACGAGAGGTCCagcagagaaagaaaatatcacaTTTAGACATAGTTTGGGgggagagctttcatttgtggaggaggaggagggaGTCGAGAGATATGTTGCTCGTGAGCTTTTTCGCGGGAATTTAGTGCATTTCCGGTATGGTATCCAATGGCTCATTCGTGACCGTTAAGTCCTCAGCCATACTTGGTGTATCCTCATCAACCGGAGAATTGGGCTCGTCATCATCCTCAGCCTCATTAACTTCTTCATGATCCTGCGTGTCCTCCGGTGGTCTCTGTGGCGGTTCAGTTTTCAGGTAATTTACGTGAAAAGGATCGCATTTGCCGCCATTTATTAATGTTCGTTTTGTGTACATACTGCcactgaaaaaataaataattaatatagtacaaaaaatagttttttttaccctcaaaaagtttgTGCTTCTGTCTTATATGCTCACACGCAAAACTTTTAGACGGTATAGTGTAAATAAGCGAGCAATATATCTACCTATGTAGCTGTGACGATATAGATGGGGGACTGACAGATTGGCAACGTGATTGTTTGCCTAAGAAACTGGAACTCGAGGCATCATCGAGGAAACCAGGGGCGCACGACCacagattctttaaaaaaaattaattaaataaaatagaattaagaattaacgtaaaagaaaatttaatgcttgattttttttacctgtaAGTTGGCTCCTATTGAATCAGCGGTATACATTGATGGGCTATGAACTGTTGCCGTAGACTGAAGAGTGCTGAAatcaaagatttatttttgcttcttttcagttttttttaattacaaataataaaatttatatttcttatcACGATGCAACAGGACACacttaaatgaattatttatgtatatattactTATGCTATGTACAATATGTatagtatatgtatatatcgtATGTACAAAAAGCCATGCATCAGATGCAAAATGCAGAGTTAAAAGCAATTAGATAGattgtacattatgtacagATAGTGATTTGtttcgatttaaaaaaaaaataaggattaAAGATAAAGGATGgtacctaataaaaaaaaataatcagatCCTTTGATGTCTTATAtgttgtgcaatttttttatattatcaattttaataattaaaatcaataaaaaaaatcatgcttAAGCAATTTGTCGAGTTGAGGAGACGCTTCTGCGTCttcaaacagaaaaaaaacacttaaaacaattaaattggaATTATATTGCATAAGGCATGAGGGAGTATGGGGGATGGTGGGCGGCAGGGTATACCGcaaggaataaaatattttgaggatTGTAGGTACACCGAATCCCTAATTATGGTTAACACTAAacgcaattttaattaaatacgaTCGcgcgatgtttttttttgctatccCGGAAATTCTTTCGGCTgaataagaaattcattaacaATACTTAGGGGTATTTATCTGGCAAAGACTAATGATTAATTATCTATATATTTATAAGGTCTCTGTACCAGAacgattattatttttccaaaactgagaatgaaaaaaaataagaaaataatttttttttcacgttaaAAGCACATAGAAAAGCTgctaaaatctttaaaatatcgatttgaatttacaaagcaaataaaactttttgagtttatgcatctttttttatttaatcaaaagttattaaccTTTAGAATCATGACCTAACTTTCTGTCTATCCTGTACAAAACatcgttaaaaattaacaaagttttttttgaaacaataaaaatatcaaattgaataaattgtcCGCCAGATAAATTCCCCCGTTTTGGTCAATAGTGTGTGTGATTTGGTTGGGGGGTTTGTATTTTGCTTACTGTGGCGTCAAATTGCTAGGAAAGAAGTTTGATGAAGTGGTGACCGTCGAAGTTGCCGGATTGGATGAATCGGTGGCTGGTGCACTTGGGGTGTTAGCTCCGGCTCCACCGGGGGTGCCACCTTGGCTTTGTGCCCCAGGTGGACTCTGGGGTGATGGCGATGGATCATATTTTCGCGGGCGTCCGCGCGACAAATGACGCCTCTTGACAAACTCATTGTCGTCCACCATCCAAAAACTGCCGAAATCATCTTCATACCTCACGAAACATTTGTGCAGCGATAAATTCGTTCGTATTGCATTCTATAAATTGGCAAGATTTGTAACATCTTTTGAGAGTTTTCtcttgcaaaaattatttccgttttcgcgaatttttttttgaattaaaaaaatgaggaaattattCGGGATTAATTGAATACTTGTGctgaattgagaaaaatttctcatcagCTGAAGCATTCAAGGATCCTCCTTTAacaaaaatctctaaaagttttttttcttgatatatAGGTATAGTATTCAGTAAATATTCTGTTTCCATACAACAAAGAGTCTCTGATTCTTAAATACTATATACAATGTATAATAAATGGTCAATGTTACAAATcactatacaaaaaaaaataataggtaataaaaaattaggtAGGTGTTAcctatttttgaaaaaaaaggggagtaataaagaaattttaataataaatgtaaagaagaaagaaaatacgcaagatctttttttttgggaaggaACCTAcaatttatatatgtacagaAACACCCACACGCACAAAAAATGACACACCCACGTCGCAAAAACCAAACAATAtactttttaatattctttgaaaaaataagatttttttaaagaaaaaaaaagagggagcTTTGatatgttttgttttttgcaCCTCACACGTTAAATATGTACAGTTTTGAGGTGAATTATGCGTTATGATGTAGGTAGgtaatatttacaaaatattcttatctttttaagaataatataATGTAATATAAGTAATAAAATGTAGAAGAGTAGAGAAGAAAGCTtttgtattataaaaaaaaaatgtaggtacaATATTTACAGGAGAATTCTGGAAGAAAAGGTATTATTTATTAGTCAGAGAATATAACAAAGATATCCTCATCTtactcttattttttgtacaacATGTGTGTGTTATAATCCTTCGAAAGGTAGAGGTGGTATTTACAAAAAGTGATGTAAGAAAATGTAAGAATGAGAAAGAGAATATtataatgtataaaaaaaacttattaattgatcaattgaAGCTTTGTCCTTGAGCTCACAATACCCCAACTTCCTcttcaaaaaatcaaagattttttttaagtttctttaaagATTCTGAATTTATCACTAAACCAGACCAAAAAAAATAGTGAGAAGAATGAAAGTCGTCATGTTGCCCAAGAATGCAAAGCTTGATTCATCAACAAGGTTGctatttacaattttacaagaattttagattttgcgaaaattatgtaaatagaTTTTTAGATGGCAAACAAGTCGCaatataaaatgtatgtacatagagAATTTACCCGCTCTGAAGAAtacgggatttttttaaggtcatTATATACATTGAGGAACGGATATACCTCTTGAAGTGATATGAATTTGAGGCATAATTTAGgtaattatatatgtatgtatatgattTAAGGCGTACAGGtattagagagagagagagtgagagtgagagataaagagaaaaatagaaTGTATTTTGAAAGATAACGAATACTTAATAGATATATAATAAAGTATATATAACAAGGAGGGataatgtgtttttttttggtggtcAAATGCTCAAAAAAGCTCGTGTGAGAGACGTACCCAATAAGGGGTGGCTGTGTTGATGGAGCTAGAGGTTGATGGGTGACGGCTGGAGTGCAGGTTGATGCTGATGGTTGCGATGTGGGTGACATTGTGCCACCCGCACTTGCGGCGGCAATTGATGAAACAGCTGTTGAACACCTCTGTGGGCGTCTCTTGTAAAACTCAACCTCATCCACTGTCCATACGGCTCCCTTAACATTTTCTACCCGCATAAAACACTTGTGCAGCGACAAGTTATGGCGCACGGCGTTCTACAATTGGATTCAAGGAGAGACAAAAAACAGACACGACAACAAAacaaccaaaaaaataaaaaataaataaataaaaattaaaatacatttttgttgtatatctttcaaaaaattaaacaaaattttttttttctaaataaacgTACAGccttcaaataattttttttaaaacgagCGCGTGGTTTTTTTAATGCCATTTTGGAGGGGGaggcatttctttctttaaaaaaatatacagaGGGAATTTACTGaatacttgttttttttctcttcgtcTTTTAAGTTAAAAAGGTTGTGTAATGGGTGAAATGTGTAAAGGCAAAGAGTGGGGAGGGAACATTTTGGGGGATAACAAAATATAATGTCGAGATTTCAACACATTGCAATATACCTTCCATGTAGCAGCATTCCTTCGGAAGTAGCAGAAGGTATTCTGGAACCAATTGTAGATTTCATTGAGGGTTAGCTGCTTATCCGGAGACTCTATAATAGActgtgttgaaaatttaaaaaaaaaaaaacaaaattacaaatgttttattttaaagactaTTTAACGTTAAGTAGAAAGCGGAATggatcaaaattaaaaaaaaaaaacatttgataggattttttgaaaaaaaagcgtaGTAGGCGTAggcaaaaaagagaatttgtttgaagagaaaaaagtgaTGCGGGTGACACACAactaatttcataaaaaaactaatattttgtgagtaaattaagaaaagattcggagaaaatttaagacaAAGATTTAATCGTTAAAAACCTTGTGAAGAAATAAACAAACGGAGAGTGATTACACAGTGATTAAAGAAGAAGCTTATGGTAAGAAATGCtaacataagaaaaattatatggaAGAATAATCAAGGATTGCTTTGATGCACAAATAAATGAGaggaaattaaaggaaaaaaaacctcaagtAAGGCTAAGAATGGGATTTAAAAGaacgaatttttaaagaatgtgTGATAAATCCCCATAATAATGATGTGAAATACATTGTTTGAATCAATTactgaaaatacatttttgcatatttattaCATACCTGTCGTATAAGGGATGCATAAGTAAATGGCGGCCTCACATCGGCATTCTTGTAGAATTCTCGATTTCGTTGTATCTctatcatgaaaaaaaaaaccaaattaaaaaaaaaatactaaacaaATTCATATCcttaaaactattaaaacaATCTATTAGAAAATGTTGATTTAAATGTAATCAAAACATAGATAAAAGATAAAACACCTTGCTGTACATCCAATCCTGCACGTTCCAACATATAGGGAAgtccttaattttttgtatgtttgtgtgtgcattaattaattgattaggTAAAGttagagaaatattaaaatatagcTTTATTGTAACATAATATGTACCTCCCGCTAATGATAACGTTGATTTGTCCGTTATCCGCCTTCGTATAGGTCCTATAGTACTCGTTGATGTATGGTGGGTATTTGGTGAACGAATTGGCATGGCAGAAATGGCATTTGGGATTGTGGGTGAACAATGACCGAATGATTTGGTCGGTTGCTCAGATATCGTTCCCAATTGCTTCGATATGTGCAAGTGGTGCATCATTGCCTGCAGTCTGTCTCTCTCCTTTTGCAAGTGAATCTCAAGTTGTGATACCACTTGCATTTGAACACGAACCTGAGCTGTTGATCGATCATCGAGACAGTGTTCTGAATTGAGATGCCTGAAAGttgttgaaattatttcaggtgcaaaattaactttttgttCTTGCGTTTAATGCCTCTTCCTCCACTACCTGGGTTTGACTTACTTAGTAAAGGTCAGCAGATCGTCGAAGATTACCTCACAGCCTGGCCATTTGCACATCCCATGCCCAAATAGCGGATGACCAGAGTTCTTTTCTTCCGTCAGATCTCGTGTTCTGTCATCTAGAAAGTTACCCATACCCGATGATCCAATCAGAGCATTTGTTATTTCATCGCGTCGATTAATGTAGattgaattcaaaatattGGCAAATTTATCACCAGACGCTGCCTCTTGGGCACCTTGTGGTTCTTCTGTATTTTCAGGCACACTTGATTGATTAATTTCAGGTGTTTCCTCATCAGCTCCATTGAACATTTTTGCATACAAACTACGTGAGTTTGATTCTAATGGTGGGTCTTTCCATGGACTCGTAGAATCTCTCACGATAcctaaaatgaattattgataGATCTGATGCTAagctaatttcttttttgttttttttttcttaggaactgcaatttgaaataattctttatagTTTAGCCATGAAGCAGACCATGAGTTTAGCAAATGAGCATTTCTCTATAGATTTTacaaacaataaattgattacTTTGTTAATAATCTGGAACAAACCTTGTTGTGGAAGCAAAAACGGTTGTAAGCTCATTCCTTGATGGACCAAATATTGTCTCTGGATAATTTGCAGTTGTTGAATAAGTTCCTGTTGCTGTAGGATTAATTGCTGCTGAATTGTTGTTGTAGTTGTAGTTGTTGATGTCTCTGACGATGTTGTATATACCCCAGATGCTTTACCTTTCCGCCCAGTCTTATCCATAAAATGTGTCTGTTGAAGCAGATTCATTTGCAGTTGCTCCTGTAGTTGCTGCATATTTGCCTCCAATTGCTTCCGCTGTAGATCAAATTGTGTCGGCCTCGGTTGATGCTGCAGATAAAAGTTGTGATGCTTCATGAGCTGCTGAAGTTGCGTAGGTGTAAATACATGTTGCTGAAGAAGTTGTTGCATTTGAaattgctgctgttgctgctgctgctgaagTCTCGTTTGGGCAAATAAGTGCTGTGGATTGAGGCGTGGTGATTTCCGTGCTGCTGTATCCGTTCGTTGAGCTGTTGATTCTTCATCAGCCGCAGCAACTGGGGATTCATGGGCATCAGATGATCGTGTGGGAtccatataaaatttattctcttctgCTGTAGTTTCTGGATGACTCGAATCTTCCCCGTTTGCTATAcaataatgtttatttttttaagtaatatTACATAGATAAGCATGTTTAGTTTACATTgttttgagagagagagagagggattACTTGTATTGAAAATGTATAGGATGAATATACGGAAATCATTCtattttttgatctttttcttGCTAAAGTTTCGGGTTCCAAATTATCAGAATTTCAAGAAGtactcattttcgaaaaaaatgcAAGTTGACCTCACCTGTTCCCTCTTTGGGTTCGTCAGGTGACTTTGCGTCAATTGATCTAGATGTATTGAGGGTAGTAGCACCAATGTGATCAATACAGTCGTCATTTGGGGTCGTTGATGGAGTCTGGGGCACGTGGAGATAGCCCGCGGGAGCGTTAATGTTGAGTTCAAAGTCTATGGTTCTACTGTCAACAACCTCCAATCTGTGCCAGGATTCATCTATCTCCATTTGACGCTCCTTGAGAACTCGCTCAATGGCGgcattctttaaagaaaaaaaaaagacaaacataaaataaaagatgcGTATTGCATAGAAGAAGATAAACAAGTGTTTTGGACAGCGGTCATAAGTTATGTGTTATATGTACGTACGTACATATCTGCAAGACTGTACcacattataaatttaatgttactcccatttgcaatatttaaagaaaataatgtacatataaatTGATACTTGTCCCATAAACATTCCccatgaaagataaaaaaaaatgcgaagaaTATATTGAGGGAGGGATGAAAAAACTCGATTATTGGGCAAGTCAAATGCCTTTTTATTCATCCTAACGACTATCGTTTGAACACGTCCCTGCcgtttactttaaaataaaatacgtCTCATGTGTAGGATGTaaatcacttctttttttttggatggtATTTTAAGCGCAAAAGCTATATGCTGTACCGTCGGCAAATTCAAGCTCCCGAACTTTCTTTACACCTGCACAGATACTTATTTAATCGAGAAGAGAGAAGTGAATGCTTTTTAACACATTCCTTTACTTAGGGGAATCATCCCCCTTTATTGAGGTAATTAAACATCCACTAAAATCACAAATAGAGGGTCAATTTCTAGCCATAGAATTTACCAAACAATCACATCAAAATGCATTCGGAATTCGTCCAGTATTTCCAAATTGAATAATTGTTATTTACGTAAAaggtataaattaattttccattacaCTGAAGTTCTTTGAAAACTTGCTTAAATGCTTCAAAAGAAAGAGTAAGTTTTATTATTAGACATCAAcgtgttaaccctttcgcgtacacgtgaaaaatttaaacatgagctttttttaacacgatatttattgtctagatgctttcagaggacttttctcagtaagaacgtcttctttggccacTTTTGTGTAAATTTGATGCAAttgtaacttggaaaaacaatttttattcataaataattggaaaaataaaatgtttcacgattgggtcagcgtatgacccaaaaaacgcaaaagagttaatttatttcttttccaaaaattgCTCACTGAATCTTTTAAATCTTGTCACAAACTAACTTTCatcaactttaaaaaaaaattaatagcaaCTAAGGAATCTCTTAATTGCACACAAAGGcactaaaatgaattttatttttaaaaaaaagtattgatTGAAGTTtacctttttatttaaaataaaaatattcagcacTGTCcactatttttgtttttaaattgtatttgttgtatttttttattttaaaaagaaatcaaatattcCTTCAAAGTAAGCATACCTGTATGGTTGTTGGTGCCGAAGCAATggccatttaaaaattataacttcttaaaaacatttttttacaacactttgaattttttatttacacgATTGGAATA is part of the Lutzomyia longipalpis isolate SR_M1_2022 chromosome 3, ASM2433408v1 genome and harbors:
- the LOC129793937 gene encoding forkhead box protein P1 isoform X7, with amino-acid sequence MLEPRWRQMQSHIGENLCTATQDSWIRNSHTRHFSKGVHSYLTHSRRLKALDVVKATTKFVENIDPNYNHSSLIKDETMNEEVNDDGAINLSTSSKRPSTDVQPKSTDIKSDTKDTKRLNFPSQLPQENAAIERVLKERQMEIDESWHRLEVVDSRTIDFELNINAPAGYLHVPQTPSTTPNDDCIDHIGATTLNTSRSIDAKSPDEPKEGTANGEDSSHPETTAEENKFYMDPTRSSDAHESPVAAADEESTAQRTDTAARKSPRLNPQHLFAQTRLQQQQQQQQFQMQQLLQQHVFTPTQLQQLMKHHNFYLQHQPRPTQFDLQRKQLEANMQQLQEQLQMNLLQQTHFMDKTGRKGKASGVYTTSSETSTTTTTTTIQQQLILQQQELIQQLQIIQRQYLVHQGMSLQPFLLPQQGIVRDSTSPWKDPPLESNSRSLYAKMFNGADEETPEINQSSVPENTEEPQGAQEAASGDKFANILNSIYINRRDEITNALIGSSGMGNFLDDRTRDLTEEKNSGHPLFGHGMCKWPGCEVIFDDLLTFTKHLNSEHCLDDRSTAQVRVQMQVVSQLEIHLQKERDRLQAMMHHLHISKQLGTISEQPTKSFGHCSPTIPNAISAMPIRSPNTHHTSTSTIGPIRRRITDKSTLSLAGGLPYMLERAGLDVQQEIQRNREFYKNADVRPPFTYASLIRQSIIESPDKQLTLNEIYNWFQNTFCYFRRNAATWKNAVRHNLSLHKCFMRVENVKGAVWTVDEVEFYKRRPQRCSTAVSSIAAASAGGTMSPTSQPSASTCTPAVTHQPLAPSTQPPLIGMQYERIYRCTNVS